One Entomomonas asaccharolytica DNA segment encodes these proteins:
- the serB gene encoding phosphoserine phosphatase SerB, whose protein sequence is MREIILINITGEDRPGLTAAITGVLAAGGAQILDIGQAVIHNTLSFGILVELPDNSDSNVLKDVLFCGYELDQQVRFTPISEQDYHVWVAGQGKPRHLVTLLTRKVTAEQLCRVSTITAAHNLNIDHIDRLSGRIPLSTSPENSKGCIEFSVRGEADTAKLKAEFLNVGAELGVDIAFQQDSIYRRNRRLAVFDMDSTLIEAEVIDELAKAAGVGEQVSAITERAMRGEIDFKESFKERLALLKGLPETVLEEIADNLPLTEGAENLFDELKKLGYRTAILSGGFSYFAKKLQQKLGIDYVYANELQIVDGKLTGVAIEPIVDAQRKANLLKELAIKENISLEQTIAVGDGANDLPMLGIAGLGVAFRAKPLVKQSAKQAISNLGLDGILYLLGYRDREAQQQPID, encoded by the coding sequence TTGCGTGAAATTATTTTAATTAATATTACTGGAGAAGACCGTCCTGGACTTACTGCAGCAATTACAGGTGTGTTAGCTGCTGGGGGGGCGCAAATTCTTGATATTGGCCAAGCAGTGATTCATAACACACTATCTTTTGGTATTCTTGTAGAGCTTCCTGATAATAGCGATTCTAATGTTCTAAAAGATGTATTATTCTGTGGTTACGAACTAGATCAGCAAGTGCGCTTTACTCCTATTTCTGAACAAGATTACCATGTTTGGGTTGCTGGTCAAGGTAAGCCACGTCATCTTGTAACCTTACTAACTCGTAAAGTTACTGCTGAACAACTCTGTCGAGTAAGTACTATCACAGCAGCTCATAATCTTAATATTGATCACATAGACCGTTTATCTGGTCGTATTCCTCTTAGTACTTCGCCAGAAAACAGTAAAGGCTGTATTGAATTCTCCGTTCGTGGTGAAGCAGATACTGCCAAATTGAAAGCCGAATTCCTAAATGTAGGTGCTGAGTTAGGTGTAGATATTGCTTTCCAACAAGACAGTATTTATCGCCGTAATCGTCGCTTAGCTGTATTTGATATGGATTCAACCCTTATTGAAGCAGAAGTCATTGACGAGCTAGCCAAAGCAGCAGGCGTTGGTGAGCAAGTATCGGCTATTACTGAACGAGCTATGCGTGGTGAAATTGATTTTAAAGAAAGCTTTAAAGAACGCTTAGCGTTACTCAAAGGCCTGCCTGAAACTGTATTAGAGGAAATAGCTGATAATCTACCACTAACTGAAGGAGCCGAAAATTTATTTGATGAGCTTAAAAAGCTCGGTTATAGAACAGCCATTCTTTCAGGTGGTTTTAGCTACTTCGCTAAAAAATTACAACAAAAACTAGGCATTGATTATGTCTATGCCAATGAACTACAAATAGTAGATGGCAAATTAACAGGTGTAGCTATTGAGCCTATTGTAGATGCGCAAAGAAAAGCTAACCTATTAAAAGAGTTAGCGATAAAAGAAAACATAAGCTTAGAACAAACCATTGCGGTAGGTGACGGAGCAAATGACTTACCGATGTTAGGTATTGCAGGGTTAGGTGTTGCATTCCGAGCCAAACCATTGGTTAAACAATCAGCTAAACAAGCTATTTCTAACCTAGGGTTAGATGGCATTTTATATTTATTAGGCTATCGAGACAGAGAAGCACAACAACAGCCTATTGATTAA